A DNA window from Xanthomonas campestris pv. campestris str. ATCC 33913 contains the following coding sequences:
- a CDS encoding MBL fold metallo-hydrolase → MRVHHLNCISTCPLGGHLMDGRTHGVLERGHLSCHCLLVETNAGLVLIDTGFGLRDVAEPRARLSAFFLALVKPDLREDMTAIRQIQRLGFDPRDVRHIVLTHLDFDHAGGLDDFPHARVHLMTRERDAALAQHTWMDRQRFRPQQWSTRGQWRTYDSTAGAAWMGLECVHDLQGLPPEILLVPLPGHTFGHAAVAVRTPERWLLLAGDAYFYHREMDPQPYCTPGLRFYQWMLEKDRTARLHNQQRLRALRQQHGAEVEVFCSHDVVEFERVAGLPAHLPAAALQHAPTA, encoded by the coding sequence ATGCGCGTGCACCACCTCAACTGCATCTCCACCTGCCCGCTGGGCGGCCACCTGATGGATGGACGCACGCATGGCGTGCTTGAGCGCGGCCACCTGAGCTGCCATTGCCTGTTGGTGGAAACCAATGCCGGTCTGGTCCTGATTGACACCGGCTTCGGGCTGCGGGATGTCGCCGAGCCACGTGCGCGGCTAAGCGCGTTCTTTCTGGCGTTGGTGAAACCGGACCTGCGCGAAGACATGACGGCGATCCGGCAGATCCAGCGCTTGGGTTTCGACCCGCGCGATGTGCGGCATATCGTGCTCACCCATCTGGATTTCGACCATGCTGGCGGGCTGGATGATTTTCCGCATGCGCGCGTGCATCTGATGACGCGTGAGCGTGATGCCGCGCTGGCGCAGCACACCTGGATGGACCGGCAACGCTTTCGCCCGCAGCAATGGTCCACACGGGGGCAATGGCGCACCTATGACAGCACCGCCGGCGCGGCCTGGATGGGCCTGGAGTGCGTCCACGACCTACAAGGGCTACCGCCAGAGATCCTGCTGGTGCCGCTGCCCGGCCACACCTTCGGGCATGCCGCTGTTGCGGTGCGCACCCCTGAGCGTTGGCTGCTGCTCGCCGGCGATGCGTATTTCTATCACCGCGAAATGGACCCGCAACCCTACTGCACGCCCGGGCTGCGTTTCTATCAATGGATGCTGGAAAAGGACCGCACTGCAAGGCTGCATAACCAGCAACGGTTGCGCGCACTGCGGCAACAGCACGGTGCGGAGGTGGAGGTGTTTTGTTCGCACGATGTCGTGGAATTCGAGCGCGTCGCCGGGCTGCCCGCACACTTGCCTGCGGCCGCGTTGCAACACGCGCCCACGGCGTGA
- the eutC gene encoding ethanolamine ammonia-lyase subunit EutC, with product MSTPTTPPRDAWARLRALTPARIALGRAGTSLPTASHLEFQLAHAQARDAVHLAFDPAPLQAVLQQRGRRSVLLHSAASDRHLYLQRPDLGRRLSDEAAEQLRGTTAVHGGGADLAVVVADGLSALAVHRHAGAMLEQIDALAAHEGWSLAPVTLIAQGRVAIGDEVGELLQARAVIVLIGERPGLSSPDSLGLYLTYAPRVGHTDAARNCISNIRGEGLSYAEAGHKLGYLLREAFRRKLSGVQLKDEADRPLLGTDTASQAAPRNFLLPE from the coding sequence ATGAGCACGCCAACCACACCACCTCGCGATGCGTGGGCACGCTTGCGAGCGCTGACACCGGCCCGCATCGCGTTGGGGCGAGCCGGCACCAGCCTGCCGACCGCTTCGCATCTGGAGTTCCAGCTTGCGCATGCGCAGGCGCGCGATGCCGTGCACCTGGCGTTCGACCCTGCGCCGTTGCAGGCGGTGCTGCAGCAGCGCGGCCGCCGCAGCGTATTGCTGCATAGCGCGGCATCCGACCGTCATCTTTATCTGCAACGGCCCGACCTGGGCCGCCGCCTGAGCGATGAGGCGGCCGAACAACTGCGTGGCACGACCGCCGTGCATGGCGGTGGCGCGGATCTGGCGGTGGTGGTGGCAGACGGCCTGTCTGCACTGGCGGTGCATCGGCATGCAGGCGCGATGCTGGAGCAGATCGATGCGCTGGCTGCGCACGAAGGATGGTCGTTGGCGCCGGTGACCCTGATTGCGCAAGGCCGTGTGGCGATTGGCGATGAGGTGGGCGAACTGCTGCAGGCGCGAGCGGTGATCGTGCTGATTGGCGAGCGCCCGGGGCTCAGCTCGCCGGACAGCCTGGGGCTGTATCTCACCTATGCGCCGCGTGTTGGCCATACCGATGCGGCACGCAACTGCATTTCCAATATCCGTGGCGAAGGCCTGAGCTATGCCGAGGCTGGCCACAAGCTCGGGTACCTGCTGCGCGAGGCGTTCAGACGCAAACTCTCTGGCGTGCAGCTCAAGGACGAAGCGGATCGCCCATTGCTGGGCACCGATACCGCATCGCAAGCGGCGCCGCGCAACTTCCTGCTGCCTGAATAA
- a CDS encoding dihydroorotase: protein MSRTVIVNARLVNEGKEFDADLLIEGGRIARIDSHIAPAAGDTVVDAAGRWLLPGMIDDQVHFREPGLTHKGDIATESGAAVAGGLTSFMDMPNTNPPTLNADALQAKYDAAAGRAWANYGFYMGASNDNLAHIQSLDPKTAPGIKVFMGASTGNMLVDNPETLDAIFRDAPTPIITHCEDTPTIDATMAAYKEKYGDALTAEMHPDIRSREACLKSSQLAVSLARKHNTRLHVLHISTADELMLFEAGPLVDADGKVRKRITAETCIHFLRFDRSDYARLGNLIKCNPAIKDPEDRLALIEALAEDVIDVLATDHAPHTWDEKQKPYAQAPSGLPLVQYALVAALELVHEGKLPITRVVQKFAHAPAQLFDVEQRGFLREGYFADLVLIDNRPFTVKREQVLSKCGWSPFEGTTFRSRIAATWVNGQQVWDGEQLVGSAAGQRLTFDR, encoded by the coding sequence ATGAGCCGAACCGTCATCGTCAACGCCCGCCTGGTCAATGAAGGCAAGGAGTTCGACGCCGATCTCCTGATCGAAGGCGGCCGCATCGCCCGCATCGACAGCCATATCGCACCGGCTGCCGGCGACACCGTGGTGGATGCGGCCGGCCGCTGGCTGCTGCCCGGGATGATCGATGACCAGGTGCACTTCCGCGAGCCGGGCCTGACCCACAAGGGCGACATCGCCACCGAATCCGGTGCCGCGGTGGCCGGTGGCCTGACCAGCTTCATGGACATGCCCAACACCAATCCGCCGACCCTGAACGCCGACGCGCTGCAGGCCAAGTACGATGCGGCCGCCGGGCGCGCCTGGGCCAACTACGGCTTCTACATGGGCGCCAGCAACGACAACCTGGCCCACATCCAGTCGCTGGACCCCAAGACCGCACCCGGCATCAAGGTGTTCATGGGCGCCTCCACTGGCAACATGCTGGTGGACAACCCCGAGACGCTGGATGCGATCTTCCGCGACGCCCCCACGCCGATCATCACCCACTGCGAAGACACCCCCACCATCGATGCCACGATGGCCGCCTACAAGGAAAAGTACGGCGACGCATTGACTGCCGAGATGCATCCGGACATCCGCTCGCGCGAAGCCTGCCTGAAGTCCTCGCAGCTGGCGGTGTCGCTGGCGCGCAAGCACAACACCCGCCTGCACGTGCTGCACATCTCCACCGCCGATGAATTGATGCTGTTCGAAGCCGGCCCGCTGGTGGATGCCGATGGCAAGGTGCGCAAGCGCATCACCGCCGAGACCTGCATCCATTTCCTGCGCTTTGACCGCAGCGATTACGCGCGCCTGGGCAACCTGATCAAATGCAATCCCGCGATCAAGGATCCCGAGGACCGCCTGGCATTGATCGAGGCCTTGGCCGAAGACGTCATCGACGTGCTCGCCACCGATCATGCCCCGCATACCTGGGACGAAAAGCAGAAGCCGTATGCGCAGGCACCCTCGGGCTTGCCGCTGGTGCAATACGCGCTGGTCGCCGCGCTGGAGCTCGTGCATGAAGGCAAGCTGCCGATCACCCGCGTCGTGCAGAAGTTTGCGCATGCGCCGGCGCAGTTGTTCGACGTGGAGCAACGCGGCTTCCTGCGCGAAGGCTACTTCGCCGACCTGGTGCTGATCGACAACAGGCCGTTCACCGTCAAGCGCGAACAGGTGTTGTCCAAGTGCGGCTGGTCGCCGTTCGAAGGCACCACCTTCCGCTCACGCATCGCTGCAACCTGGGTCAACGGCCAGCAGGTGTGGGATGGCGAACAGCTGGTGGGCAGTGCCGCCGGCCAGCGCCTGACCTTCGACCGCTGA
- the eat gene encoding ethanolamine permease: MCDMRNEQLKPTLGTWQLWGIAVGLVISGEYFGWSYGWGTAGTLGFLVTTVLVAVMYTCFIFSFTELTTAIPNAGGPFAYSLRAFGTYGGMLAGLATLIEFVFAPPAIAMAIGAYLNVQFPTLDPRVAAIGAYVIFMSLNIVGVAIAATFELIVTLLAVIELLVFMGVVAPGFSVARFAANGWAGSNQFGPAAISGIFAAIPFAIWFFLAIEGAAMAAEEAKDPKRTIPRAYIAGILTLVVLALGVMVFAGGVGDWRQLSNINDPLPQAMKAVVGNSSTWLHMLVWIGLFGLVASFHGIILGYSRQFFALARAGFLPHGLAKLSRFRTPHRAILAGGVIGIAAICSDSVVKIQGMSLTAAMITMSVFGAIVMYVMSMLSLFKLRRTEPTLERSFRAPGYPVVPAIALLLALVCLVAMVWFNPLVALVFVGLLLFGAVCCLLSLRGRPNAGSLAG; this comes from the coding sequence ATGTGCGACATGCGCAACGAGCAACTCAAGCCGACCCTGGGCACCTGGCAACTGTGGGGCATTGCAGTCGGGTTGGTGATCTCAGGCGAATATTTCGGCTGGAGTTATGGTTGGGGCACGGCCGGCACGCTTGGATTTCTGGTCACCACGGTGCTGGTGGCGGTGATGTACACCTGCTTCATTTTCAGTTTCACCGAACTGACCACGGCCATCCCCAATGCAGGCGGCCCGTTCGCCTACAGCCTGCGCGCGTTCGGCACCTATGGCGGCATGCTCGCCGGGCTGGCGACCTTGATCGAATTCGTGTTCGCGCCACCGGCCATTGCCATGGCCATTGGCGCGTATCTCAATGTGCAGTTCCCCACGCTGGACCCACGCGTCGCCGCGATCGGGGCGTACGTGATCTTCATGAGCTTGAACATCGTGGGTGTGGCGATCGCGGCCACCTTCGAGTTGATCGTGACCTTGCTGGCGGTGATCGAGCTGCTGGTGTTCATGGGCGTGGTGGCGCCGGGTTTCAGCGTGGCGCGCTTTGCCGCGAACGGCTGGGCCGGCAGCAATCAGTTTGGGCCAGCGGCGATCTCCGGCATCTTCGCCGCGATCCCGTTTGCGATCTGGTTCTTCCTGGCGATCGAGGGCGCGGCAATGGCCGCCGAAGAAGCCAAGGACCCCAAGCGGACCATTCCACGCGCCTACATCGCCGGCATTCTTACCCTGGTGGTGCTGGCGCTGGGTGTGATGGTGTTTGCCGGCGGCGTCGGTGACTGGCGCCAGCTGTCCAACATCAACGACCCGCTGCCGCAGGCAATGAAGGCGGTGGTGGGCAACAGCTCGACGTGGTTGCACATGCTGGTGTGGATTGGCCTGTTCGGTCTGGTGGCCAGCTTTCACGGCATCATCCTGGGCTATTCGCGGCAGTTCTTCGCGCTGGCACGCGCCGGCTTCCTGCCGCACGGGCTGGCGAAATTGTCGCGCTTCCGCACGCCACACCGGGCCATCCTGGCCGGTGGCGTGATCGGCATTGCGGCCATCTGCAGCGACAGCGTGGTGAAGATTCAGGGCATGTCGCTGACCGCGGCCATGATCACCATGTCCGTGTTCGGCGCCATCGTGATGTATGTGATGAGCATGCTCAGCCTGTTCAAATTACGCCGCACCGAACCCACGCTGGAGCGCAGCTTCCGTGCGCCCGGCTACCCGGTGGTGCCGGCGATTGCCTTGCTGCTGGCGCTGGTGTGCCTGGTGGCGATGGTCTGGTTCAACCCGCTGGTGGCGTTGGTCTTCGTCGGCCTGCTGCTGTTCGGTGCGGTGTGTTGCCTGCTGAGCTTGCGTGGCCGCCCCAACGCCGGGAGTCTCGCGGGATGA
- a CDS encoding MFS transporter: MSTPTPSRAASLRTLLTYPGFGLILLYRVSAMLSYQIVAVTVGWHIYEITRSPLSLGLIGLAEILPFFCIAPFAGYLVDHLPRRRLGMTAALGLVATALILTAITHGWLPVNGVWPIYAAIALTGAARSFLSPVYNALFARALPREAFARGASIGSVTFQAGMVIGPALGGVLVAWGGKGLAYGVAASVALVAILALFLLRVTEPVNAGPRAPIFRSIAEGAQFVLSNQIMLGAMALDMFSVLLGGAVSMLPAFIHDILHYGPEGLGILRGAPALGSILVGVWLARHPLQRNAGRILLLSVAGFGLCTIAFGLSRHFWLSAAILLSYGMCDGVSVVVRQTILQLATPDAMRGRVSSINGIFIGSSNELGAFYDGVMARLVGLVPAVVIGGCVTLGVVATTAWKAPKLRKLDLRDLQ, from the coding sequence GTGAGCACGCCCACGCCGTCACGGGCAGCCTCGCTGCGCACGCTGCTGACCTACCCCGGCTTCGGGTTGATCCTGCTGTACCGCGTCAGCGCGATGCTGTCCTACCAGATCGTTGCGGTGACGGTGGGCTGGCACATCTACGAGATCACCCGCAGTCCGCTGTCGCTGGGATTGATCGGGCTGGCGGAAATCCTGCCGTTCTTCTGCATCGCGCCGTTCGCCGGGTATCTGGTCGACCATCTGCCGCGGCGCCGGCTCGGCATGACGGCCGCGCTGGGCCTGGTGGCCACCGCCCTGATCCTGACGGCCATCACGCATGGCTGGTTGCCAGTCAACGGCGTGTGGCCGATCTATGCGGCCATCGCGCTGACCGGCGCCGCGCGCTCGTTCCTGTCGCCGGTGTACAACGCCTTGTTCGCACGCGCCCTGCCGCGCGAGGCCTTCGCGCGTGGCGCCAGCATCGGCAGCGTGACCTTCCAGGCCGGCATGGTGATCGGCCCGGCGCTGGGCGGCGTGCTGGTCGCCTGGGGTGGCAAGGGCCTGGCCTATGGCGTAGCGGCAAGCGTGGCGCTGGTGGCCATCCTGGCGCTGTTCCTGCTGCGCGTGACCGAGCCGGTCAACGCAGGCCCGCGTGCACCGATCTTCCGCAGCATTGCCGAAGGCGCGCAGTTCGTGTTGTCCAACCAGATCATGCTCGGCGCGATGGCGCTGGACATGTTCTCGGTGCTGCTCGGCGGTGCGGTGTCGATGCTGCCGGCCTTCATCCACGACATCCTGCACTACGGGCCGGAAGGGCTGGGCATCCTGCGCGGCGCACCTGCGCTGGGCTCGATCCTGGTCGGCGTATGGCTGGCGCGGCACCCGCTGCAGCGCAACGCCGGGCGCATCCTGCTGCTGTCGGTGGCCGGGTTCGGGCTGTGCACGATCGCCTTCGGCCTGTCACGCCACTTCTGGTTATCGGCGGCGATCCTGCTGTCCTACGGCATGTGCGACGGCGTGTCGGTCGTGGTACGCCAGACCATCCTGCAACTGGCCACGCCGGACGCGATGCGCGGCCGGGTGTCATCGATCAACGGCATTTTCATCGGCTCGTCCAACGAGCTGGGCGCGTTCTACGACGGGGTGATGGCGCGGCTGGTCGGCCTGGTGCCGGCGGTGGTGATCGGTGGCTGCGTGACCCTGGGCGTGGTGGCGACCACTGCGTGGAAGGCGCCGAAATTGCGCAAGCTGGATCTGCGCGATCTGCAGTAG
- the yidD gene encoding membrane protein insertion efficiency factor YidD: MAYHWQVIGRLLIALLRFYKRFISPLLGPRCRFAPSCSEYAMTAIARFGPLRGSWLAARRLGRCHPFHPGGFDPVPDAPTSSPSSCRCKGPHP, translated from the coding sequence GTGGCATATCATTGGCAAGTGATCGGACGCCTGCTCATCGCGCTGCTGCGCTTCTACAAGCGGTTCATCAGCCCCCTGCTGGGACCGCGCTGCCGTTTTGCGCCCAGCTGCTCGGAGTATGCGATGACTGCCATCGCCCGCTTCGGTCCGCTCCGCGGCAGCTGGCTGGCTGCACGCCGCTTGGGCCGCTGCCATCCGTTCCATCCGGGCGGGTTCGACCCCGTTCCCGATGCGCCCACATCTTCCCCCTCTTCCTGCCGCTGCAAAGGACCCCATCCATGA
- the dksA gene encoding RNA polymerase-binding protein DksA — translation MAAKKTAQKAVQAAKKSAKPVAKKAAAPAAAKPAAKKATPAAKQPVAKKAPATKTAAKPAPASKPAAPKPVKPVAKSAAKPAASKAAPAAAKPVTKPVATKSVPKPATTPAPAKSVPVKAAKPAPAPASKAVPAKPAKSATPSSKNPVPVSKSSAKTPTKTEAPAKPAATRPVGKVAVAVTSKPSGSTPKAKYKVVDYKTDETTGRPILPQGYKPSADEEYMSKLQQEYFRQRLQRWRNEMVEESKQTIENLREEVRDIGDEAERATRETENSLELRARDRARKLISKIDSTLKRLEDGDYGYCVDTGEEIGLDRLEARLTAERTIDAQERWEHLQKQQGD, via the coding sequence GTGGCTGCTAAAAAAACTGCACAAAAGGCCGTCCAGGCCGCCAAGAAGTCCGCCAAGCCTGTTGCCAAGAAGGCCGCGGCGCCTGCCGCTGCCAAGCCGGCCGCCAAGAAGGCGACCCCGGCCGCCAAGCAACCGGTTGCCAAGAAGGCACCTGCGACCAAGACCGCTGCCAAGCCGGCGCCGGCCTCGAAACCCGCAGCGCCCAAGCCCGTGAAACCCGTCGCCAAGAGTGCTGCCAAGCCGGCGGCGAGCAAGGCAGCTCCGGCTGCCGCCAAGCCGGTCACCAAGCCGGTGGCCACCAAGTCCGTACCGAAGCCGGCCACCACGCCGGCTCCGGCCAAGTCAGTCCCGGTCAAGGCTGCCAAGCCCGCGCCCGCACCGGCCTCCAAGGCCGTCCCTGCGAAGCCGGCGAAGTCTGCGACCCCGTCATCCAAGAATCCCGTGCCCGTTTCGAAATCCTCAGCAAAAACGCCAACCAAAACCGAAGCCCCCGCCAAGCCCGCCGCGACCCGTCCGGTCGGCAAGGTGGCTGTGGCCGTGACCTCCAAACCGTCGGGCTCGACCCCGAAGGCCAAGTACAAGGTCGTCGACTACAAGACCGACGAAACCACCGGCCGCCCGATCCTGCCGCAGGGCTACAAGCCCTCCGCGGACGAGGAGTACATGAGCAAGCTGCAGCAGGAGTACTTCCGTCAGCGCCTGCAGCGTTGGCGCAACGAGATGGTGGAAGAGTCCAAGCAGACCATCGAGAACCTGCGCGAAGAAGTGCGTGACATCGGCGACGAAGCCGAACGTGCCACCCGCGAAACCGAGAACTCGCTCGAGTTGCGCGCGCGCGACCGTGCACGCAAGTTGATCTCCAAGATCGACAGCACGCTCAAGCGTCTGGAAGACGGCGACTACGGCTACTGCGTAGACACCGGCGAAGAGATCGGCCTGGACCGCCTGGAGGCGCGCCTGACCGCCGAGCGCACCATCGACGCCCAGGAGCGTTGGGAACACCTGCAGAAGCAGCAGGGCGACTGA
- a CDS encoding M23 family metallopeptidase produces the protein MRALLMGAALALAPCTLLTVPVSAQEPAAADGRVVFPASASQGAMVIGKVPAGSRVEYAGRALRVSGYGSVVFGIGRDATGPLQVQITRADGGKETATIAVTPRDWPVERVNGVPPKTVNPPPAIAERIKREQAQVTAARDRDDPRADFAQPFVWPVQGRISGRFGNARVYNGQPGAGHSGMDIAVPTGTPVKAPAAGVVTFAAPDLYLTGGTLLLDHGFGISSNFLHLSRIDVKVGDRVEQGQVIAAVGATGRATGPHLHWGMNWFDVRIDPLLVLERGK, from the coding sequence ATGCGTGCACTGCTGATGGGCGCGGCGCTTGCGCTGGCGCCGTGCACATTGCTCACGGTGCCGGTGTCTGCGCAGGAGCCCGCCGCTGCAGACGGGCGCGTGGTGTTTCCGGCCAGCGCCTCGCAAGGGGCGATGGTGATCGGCAAAGTGCCGGCGGGCAGCCGGGTCGAGTACGCCGGCCGCGCGCTGCGCGTGAGTGGTTACGGCAGCGTGGTGTTCGGCATCGGCCGTGACGCCACCGGCCCGTTGCAGGTGCAGATCACCCGCGCCGATGGTGGAAAGGAGACCGCAACCATCGCGGTCACTCCGCGCGACTGGCCGGTGGAGCGCGTCAACGGCGTGCCGCCAAAGACCGTCAACCCACCACCGGCCATTGCCGAGCGCATCAAGCGCGAGCAGGCGCAGGTCACTGCCGCACGCGATCGCGACGACCCACGCGCCGATTTTGCGCAGCCCTTCGTGTGGCCGGTACAGGGCCGCATCAGCGGCCGCTTCGGCAATGCGCGCGTGTATAACGGCCAGCCTGGCGCCGGTCATTCGGGCATGGATATCGCCGTGCCCACCGGCACGCCGGTCAAGGCGCCCGCCGCTGGCGTGGTGACCTTTGCGGCACCGGATCTGTACCTGACCGGCGGCACGTTGCTGCTTGACCACGGCTTCGGCATCAGTTCGAACTTCCTGCACCTGTCGCGGATCGACGTGAAGGTAGGCGATCGCGTGGAACAGGGCCAGGTCATCGCCGCGGTGGGCGCCACCGGGCGCGCGACCGGGCCGCATCTGCATTGGGGGATGAATTGGTTCGATGTGCGTATCGACCCCTTGTTGGTGCTTGAGCGCGGGAAGTAA
- a CDS encoding pyridoxamine 5'-phosphate oxidase family protein: MADPKELQDKFWKALKSDRTVMLGLDGVEDGHARPMTAQIEGDSGGPIWFFTSKDNALIAMLGQGRRVIGAFSSKGHDLFASISGSLREDTDPAVVDRLWNPYVAAWYEGGKDDPKLALLRLDADHAQIWLNGSSLLAGIKVLLGVDPKKDYQDKVADVPLR, translated from the coding sequence ATGGCAGATCCCAAAGAACTGCAAGACAAATTCTGGAAAGCCCTCAAGTCCGATCGCACCGTGATGCTCGGCCTGGATGGCGTCGAAGACGGCCATGCGCGCCCGATGACCGCGCAGATCGAAGGCGACAGTGGTGGCCCGATCTGGTTCTTTACTTCCAAGGACAATGCCTTGATCGCGATGCTGGGCCAGGGCCGCCGCGTGATCGGTGCGTTCAGCAGCAAGGGGCATGACCTGTTCGCCAGCATCAGTGGTTCGCTGCGCGAAGACACCGACCCGGCCGTGGTCGATCGCCTGTGGAACCCGTACGTCGCAGCCTGGTACGAAGGCGGCAAGGACGATCCGAAGCTGGCGCTGCTGCGCCTGGACGCCGATCACGCGCAGATCTGGCTCAACGGCTCCAGCCTGCTGGCCGGTATCAAGGTGCTGCTCGGCGTGGACCCGAAGAAGGACTACCAGGACAAGGTGGCAGACGTCCCGCTGCGCTGA
- a CDS encoding ethanolamine ammonia-lyase subunit EutB: protein MSGFAFSAGGERFRFADLKDLLAKATPARSGDQLAGLAAHSELQRVAAQMALAELPLRHFLDEAVVPYESDEVTRLIVDQHDAAAFAPVAHLTVGGFRDWLLGAQADDAALAALAPGLMPEMVAAVSKLMRVQDLILVAQKTRVVTRFRNTLGLRGRLSTRLQPNHPTDDATGIAASVLDGLLYGNGDAVIGINPASDSLAATTALLRMLDAVITGYGIPTQACVLAHITTTIDAINRGVPVDLVFQSIAGTEAANTSFGINLALLQGGLDAGLSQQRGSVGNNVMYFETGQGSALSANAHHGVDQQTCEVRAYAVARQFNPLLVNTVVGFIGPEYLYDGKQIIRAGLEDHFCGKLLGVPMGCDICYTNHAEADQDDMDMLLTLLGTAGINFIMGIPGSDDVMLNYQTTSFHDALYARQALGLRPAPEFEHWLDTQGILRLRDGRFELGSEMPAPFRKALSQLDAEQRG, encoded by the coding sequence ATGAGTGGATTTGCCTTCAGTGCCGGCGGCGAGCGCTTCCGCTTCGCCGATCTGAAGGACCTGCTGGCCAAGGCCACGCCCGCGCGCTCGGGCGATCAGTTGGCCGGGCTGGCGGCCCACTCCGAATTGCAGCGTGTCGCCGCGCAGATGGCGCTCGCGGAGCTGCCGCTGCGGCATTTCCTCGACGAGGCGGTGGTGCCGTATGAAAGTGATGAGGTCACGCGCCTGATCGTCGATCAGCACGATGCTGCCGCGTTTGCGCCGGTGGCGCACCTCACCGTTGGCGGGTTTCGCGATTGGCTGCTGGGCGCGCAGGCCGACGACGCCGCGCTGGCGGCATTGGCACCGGGGCTGATGCCGGAAATGGTGGCCGCCGTCTCCAAACTGATGCGGGTGCAGGACTTGATCCTGGTCGCGCAGAAAACCCGCGTGGTCACCCGCTTCCGCAACACGCTGGGGTTGCGTGGCCGCCTGTCCACGCGCCTGCAGCCCAACCATCCCACCGACGATGCCACCGGCATTGCCGCCAGCGTGCTGGATGGCCTGCTGTACGGCAACGGCGATGCGGTGATCGGCATCAATCCGGCCAGCGACAGCCTGGCCGCGACCACCGCGCTGCTGCGCATGCTCGATGCGGTGATCACTGGCTACGGCATCCCCACCCAGGCGTGCGTGCTCGCGCATATCACCACCACCATCGATGCGATCAACCGCGGCGTGCCGGTGGACCTGGTGTTCCAGTCCATTGCCGGCACCGAAGCGGCCAACACCAGCTTCGGCATCAACCTGGCGTTGCTGCAGGGAGGGCTGGACGCGGGCTTGTCGCAACAGCGCGGCAGCGTGGGCAACAACGTGATGTATTTCGAAACCGGCCAGGGCAGCGCGCTGTCGGCCAATGCGCATCATGGCGTGGATCAACAGACCTGCGAGGTGCGTGCCTACGCAGTGGCGCGCCAGTTCAACCCGCTGCTGGTCAATACCGTGGTGGGCTTCATCGGCCCGGAATATCTCTACGACGGCAAACAGATCATCCGTGCGGGACTGGAGGACCATTTCTGCGGCAAGCTGCTTGGCGTGCCGATGGGCTGCGACATCTGCTACACCAACCATGCCGAAGCCGATCAGGACGACATGGACATGCTGCTGACCCTGCTCGGCACCGCCGGCATCAACTTCATCATGGGCATTCCGGGCTCGGACGATGTGATGCTCAACTACCAGACCACCTCCTTCCACGACGCGCTGTACGCGCGGCAGGCGCTAGGCCTGCGCCCCGCGCCGGAGTTCGAACACTGGCTGGACACGCAAGGCATCCTGCGCCTGCGCGATGGCCGGTTCGAATTGGGCAGTGAGATGCCGGCGCCGTTTCGCAAGGCGCTGTCACAGCTGGATGCGGAGCAACGCGGATGA